AGGCCGATCTGTCCCGCCCGGATCAGATTGCGCCACTGGCCGACCAAGCCATTGCCGCCTGGGGGCGATTGGACGGGCTGGTCAACAGCGCCTCGGTGTTTTACCCCAACCCCACAGAAAAAGCCCAGAGTGAAGACTGGGACACGGTGATGAGCACCAACCTGCGGGCGCCGTTCTTCCTGGGACAGGCGTGCCTGGCCGCCCTTCGCAGCTCCGGCGGAGCCATCGTGAACATGATCGACATATACAGCGAGCGTCCGCTGGCCAACCACCCTCTGTACTGTGCCAGCAAAGCAGGCCTTGCCTCACTGACCCAGTCCTGGGCAAAGGATCTGGCGCCGGAAGTGCGGGTCAATGGCGTGTCCCCGGGCGCCATCCTCTGGCCGGAAGGCGATGCTGAAATGGACCAACAGCAACAGCAGGCCATTCTGGACAAAACACCACTAGCAACGACCGGCAAGCCAGAGGACATCGCCGGGGCAATCGCCTTCCTGCTTTGCGATGCACCCTTTATAACCGGGCAGATTCTGTCGGTGGACGGTGGTCGCAGCCTGAATATGTAGCGGACTCACCCCTACACCCCTACCTTTGGCGGAGGCCGGGTTTCCGCTACAATGACAGGTCCACAACGCCAGTTTTCCAGCCATTTTCTG
This DNA window, taken from Marinobacter halotolerans, encodes the following:
- a CDS encoding pteridine reductase, with the translated sequence MDSPAPVALITGAAHRLGAHTARHLHNRGWNIVIHYRSRQEQAEALASELNNLREHSAIVLQADLSRPDQIAPLADQAIAAWGRLDGLVNSASVFYPNPTEKAQSEDWDTVMSTNLRAPFFLGQACLAALRSSGGAIVNMIDIYSERPLANHPLYCASKAGLASLTQSWAKDLAPEVRVNGVSPGAILWPEGDAEMDQQQQQAILDKTPLATTGKPEDIAGAIAFLLCDAPFITGQILSVDGGRSLNM